CCAGGCCAATCACGATCACCCCCACCCCCATGGTGACGTCTGCCGCGCCCTGGCTCTGGGCGAACAGAGCCCCTGCCAGGCCGACGAGGCCGTTGGACAGGGCCACACCCAGCACGATCATGGCGCCGGTGGCGATACCCTGGGCCCGGGCCATTCTCGGGTTGGCACCGGTGGCGCGCATGGCCAGGCCGGTCTCGGATTTCATGAAGCGCCACAGTAATACCAGGCCCACCAGAACCACCAGGGTAAACAGCAGCACAGGCACCTGGTGGTATTCCAGGTCCAGGTTGTACCAGGGGGTGAGCACCGTTTCTTCGGTCAACAGGGCAATGTTGGGCCGGCCCATAATCCGCAGGTTCACCGAATAGAGCGCAATCATGGTGAGGATAGAGGCCAACAGGTTGAGGATGTTGAGCTTGACGTTGAGTAGTGCCGTCACGGCACCGGCGCCCATGCCGGCAATCACTGCAGCGCCGGTGGCCAGCCAGGGGTTCACGCCCTCGATGATAAGGACTGCAGCAACAGCAGCACCCAGGGGAAAGCTGCCGTCCACCGTCAGGTCCGGGAAATCGAGCACGCGAAAGGAGATGTAGATACCGAAGGCGACCAGGCCGTAGATAAGGCCGGTTTCAATGGCGCCGTAGAACGCAATATTGCTAAGCATGGGGAAGGTTCACCGTAAATGAAAACGGGCAGCCCTTGTGAGGCCGCCCGTGAACAGTGTGTTATTGGTCGCTGTTTACGACTTCTTTCGCGTCGCTGATCAGGTCGTCGGACAGGGTAATGCCCATACGTTCTGCAGCAGCGGGATTCACGAACAGTTCCAGAGTGTCGACCGATTCCACGTCCATGTCGCCGGGGTTGGCGCCTTCAAGGATGCGGGCAACCATGGCGCCGGTCTGGCGGCCGTGGTCGTAGTAGTCGAACCCGAGGGCGGCAACGGCACCGCGGCCAACGGTCGCCGTGTCTGCAGCGAATACCGGGATGCTGGCGCGCTCGCCGACTGAAATCACCGCTTCTACGGCGCTGATCACGGTGTTGTCGGTGGTCAGGTAGATGGCGTCTGCCTTGCCGACCAGGGAGCGGGCGGCACCAAGCACTTCGGAGGTCTTGGTAGCGGCGGCTTTCACCAGTTCCATGCCGCGGGCGGCCAGGCGTTCTTCCAGCAGCTCCACCAGTGCTACGGCGTTGGCTTCACCGGGGTTGTAGACAGTACCGATGCGCTTGGCATCCGGAACCACCCGTTCGAGCAGGTCCAGGTGGCTTTCGATAGGCAGCATGTCGGTTACGCCGGTAATGTTGGCGCCGGGGGCCTTCAGGCTTTTGACCAGTTTCGCGCCTACGGGGTCGGTGACTGCCGAGAACACCACCGGGGTCTTGCGGGCAGCAGCGGCCATGGTCTGCGCGGACGGGGTGGCAATGGCAACGATCACGTCGGGGCCTTCCCCTACAAACTTGCGGGCAATCTGTGAGGCGATCGCGGAGTTGCCCTGGGCGCTTTCGTGCATGATGCGCAGATTGTCGCCGTCTTTGTATCCCTTCTCTTCCAGCTCGTCCCTGACTCCCTGGTACACCGCGTCCAGCGCCGGGTGCTCTACAATCTGGGTGATGGCAACCACACGTTGGTCATCCGCCTGGGCCATAGTAGCCAGTGCCAGCAGGGCCGTACCCAGCAGCGTGCGCAGAATTCTGTTGGCCATAAGCCGGTCTCTCGAGTCAGTTCAAAATGTGTGGCGCGACCTGAGTGTTATCCGAGTGTCGAACGCCCGTTTAATAACGGGGCGGGAGTTTATCACAGGCTATTGGCTTGCGGGGTAAGGGAAGGTACCTTATTGGTCAATTTCAGGGGGATAACCTGAAGTTAGAATAGGTTTGATGGGGAATAGTTTTATTTACATCACGTTTTGACGGGTAATGTTGTGTTGAAATAGGCTACTAAAGTCGAATACGCAAAATCCCTTACAAGAATAACCCGATAATTCGAATAACACACTGCAAGGAAGGTTCATGGACACCACTAACAAACTCCCCCTGGATATGCTCTATCACTGGGAAACCGCCAAGGCGGACACCCTTTACATGACACAGCCAATCGGCGACGGCAAAGTTGTTGAATACACCTGGAAACGCGCCGTGGACGAAGCCCGCCGAATGGCGTCGTACCTCAAATCCCTGAACCTGCCGGAGAAGAGCCGGGTGGGGATTATCTCCAAGAACTGTGCCCAGTGGATTATGTCGGACTGGGCCATCTGGATGGCCGGCCATATTTCCGTACCGCTGTATCCCACGCTGAACGCGGATACCGTGAACTACATTCTCAATCACAGTGAATGTGAGGTTCTGTTCGTCGGCAAGCTGGACGACTGGGACATGATGAAGTCCGGCGTGCCGGAGAGCGTGCGTTGCGTGTCTTACCCGCTGAGCCCGCCCAATGATTTTGAAACCTGGGACGACATTGTAGGCAAGTTCCCGCCGCTGGAAGAAAACACCCGCCGTGATGCTGATGAGCTGGCCACCATTGTGTACACCTCCGGCAGCACGGGGCGCCCGAAGGGTGTCATGCTGAGTTTCGGCAACATGGCCTTTGCTGCCGAAGGCGGCATGGAAGTGCTGAAGGTTGGTTCTGACGAGCGCATGCTTTCCTATCTGCCGCTCGCTCACGTCTTTGAGCGTACCTTTGTGGAACTGGCTTCCCTGTATGCCGGGTTCCAGCTCTACTTCGCCGAGTCTCTCGATACCTTTGTGCAGGACCTGCAGCGAGCACAGCCCACGCTGTTCCTCTCTGTTCCGCGCCTGTGGGTGAAGTTCCAGCATGGGGTGCTGCAGAAGCTGCCCAAAGAGAAGCTGGACAAGCTGCTCAAGGTGCCCCTGCTGAACAGGCTGATCAAGAAGAAGGTGCTCAAGGGCCTTGGCCTGAGCAAGGTCAAGCTGGCCGGCAGTGGTTCCGCGCCGTTGTCCCATGATGTGCTGGACTGGTACCGCAACCTGGGCCTGGAGTTGCTGGAAGGCTACGGCATGTCCGAGAACTTTGCCTATTCCCACATGAACAAGCCGGGCCGTTCGCGCACCGGTTATGTGGGTGAAGCCCTGCCCGGGGTGGAGGTGAAGATCAGCGATGAAGGCGAAATTCTGGTCAAGAGCCCGGCGACCATGATGGGTTATTACAAGGATGAAGAAAAAACCCGCGAAGCGTTTACCGAGGATGGCTTCCTGAAAACCGGTGACAAAGGCGAACTGGACGAGATGGGCCGCCTGAAAATAACCGGACGCATCAAGGAAATCTTCAAGACCAGCAAGGGCAAGTACATCGCCCCGGCGCCGATCGAGAACCGCCTGATGTCCCACGAAGCTATCGAGATGGTGTGTGTCTCCGGTGCCAACCAGACCCAGCCCCACGCGCTGGTGATGCTGGGCGAGGAAATTCGCCCGAAGATGGCTGACGAGGCGTTCCGCCGGGAAATCGAGGAAAGCTTCAAGAAGCTGATCACCGATGTGAACAAGACGGTGGACCCCCACGAGCAGCTGGCGTTTATTACGGTGGTCAGTGACGAGTGGTCCATCGAGAACAGCTTCCTGACTCCGACGTTGAAGCTCAAGCGTAATGTGGTTGAGGATGCCTACGGGGAAAAGGTCGATAGCTGGTACGCCAAGCGCCAACCTGTTATCTGGCAGTAAACCGACGTAAGTCGCATAGGGAAAGCGCTGAAACGGGCATAAAATGAGGTCATATTCAGGAGG
Above is a genomic segment from Marinobacter panjinensis containing:
- a CDS encoding ABC transporter permease, which produces MLSNIAFYGAIETGLIYGLVAFGIYISFRVLDFPDLTVDGSFPLGAAVAAVLIIEGVNPWLATGAAVIAGMGAGAVTALLNVKLNILNLLASILTMIALYSVNLRIMGRPNIALLTEETVLTPWYNLDLEYHQVPVLLFTLVVLVGLVLLWRFMKSETGLAMRATGANPRMARAQGIATGAMIVLGVALSNGLVGLAGALFAQSQGAADVTMGVGVIVIGLASLIGGEAVLTPSSVVRALIACVIGAIIYRLAIALALNADFLGLQAQDLNLITAVLVTLAIVLPGVRSSVVARFTRNKA
- a CDS encoding ABC transporter substrate-binding protein; amino-acid sequence: MANRILRTLLGTALLALATMAQADDQRVVAITQIVEHPALDAVYQGVRDELEEKGYKDGDNLRIMHESAQGNSAIASQIARKFVGEGPDVIVAIATPSAQTMAAAARKTPVVFSAVTDPVGAKLVKSLKAPGANITGVTDMLPIESHLDLLERVVPDAKRIGTVYNPGEANAVALVELLEERLAARGMELVKAAATKTSEVLGAARSLVGKADAIYLTTDNTVISAVEAVISVGERASIPVFAADTATVGRGAVAALGFDYYDHGRQTGAMVARILEGANPGDMDVESVDTLELFVNPAAAERMGITLSDDLISDAKEVVNSDQ
- a CDS encoding AMP-binding protein, producing MDTTNKLPLDMLYHWETAKADTLYMTQPIGDGKVVEYTWKRAVDEARRMASYLKSLNLPEKSRVGIISKNCAQWIMSDWAIWMAGHISVPLYPTLNADTVNYILNHSECEVLFVGKLDDWDMMKSGVPESVRCVSYPLSPPNDFETWDDIVGKFPPLEENTRRDADELATIVYTSGSTGRPKGVMLSFGNMAFAAEGGMEVLKVGSDERMLSYLPLAHVFERTFVELASLYAGFQLYFAESLDTFVQDLQRAQPTLFLSVPRLWVKFQHGVLQKLPKEKLDKLLKVPLLNRLIKKKVLKGLGLSKVKLAGSGSAPLSHDVLDWYRNLGLELLEGYGMSENFAYSHMNKPGRSRTGYVGEALPGVEVKISDEGEILVKSPATMMGYYKDEEKTREAFTEDGFLKTGDKGELDEMGRLKITGRIKEIFKTSKGKYIAPAPIENRLMSHEAIEMVCVSGANQTQPHALVMLGEEIRPKMADEAFRREIEESFKKLITDVNKTVDPHEQLAFITVVSDEWSIENSFLTPTLKLKRNVVEDAYGEKVDSWYAKRQPVIWQ